The sequence below is a genomic window from Tubulanus polymorphus chromosome 1, tnTubPoly1.2, whole genome shotgun sequence.
GCTGTAACTGTGACTGAGAAATATCCTAGAAAATCAATAGGACGGAAcaatatacagtagactcttcTTTGGCTAGGTAGGCTTGGATGCGGGTAGACAAGGTGGCCACTTTCcatctatttacaaatttctctgaatttttttctagatttttctgattctcaaaagttttccaggttttccaggtcagatTGATGTAAAATCAACCACAATGAGTAGTTCGTTAAAAGAGCAAATTCATGATCATGAAAGAGGAGTCTACAATGAAGCAATTATTCCGCACTTACCAAACCAATTTTATCAATAAGCTCCACTTGTCTGAGGTTCATGTAACCAACTGGGCTCATTACATCATCACATTCGATATGTCGTTCATCTTTTATACTGTTAAGCGTAATAATAAGTACAAAGAGAATAATCAGTACAATCACAGTTTCAGCACTAGATCGAgaagattaaaaaaaatatcatactACATCACTGGCTTACACTTTTAATCTTTTGTTGAAAAGTGGACAATCTAAGGtaaatgtttcatattcaCCTCCTTCACCACAAACATTTAAACCAAACTTTTCTTTCTGGTTTGAatgcaaaaaaagaaaaaagttcTATCAATATTATGAAGCACTTAGAAACTGAATCTGAATACCAGTTAGAAAATGATTTGCTTACCATCTCGAGAAATTCTGAATAGGCATTTTCCAATGTCCTTCCAAGGAACCTAGAAGGCACGAGACCTTAAatcatagaaatatgaatatttgaacatGTACAACCGGATAAGAAGAAAACGATTTATCAGATTCTCAAACTAAAACTCAACACCAACAATACCAGAACCCCAGGTAATTATATGTCCCCTGAAAgagtttgaaatatcttaaCCAATATTTACTCAAAATTGCAATGTTTCTTTATTTACCCCATGAAGCTACCTTAATGATGATAGCATCGATTCCACATTTGATCATTTCATACAACAGCTCGGATTGATCTCTTCGCCACAAATATGCGAGTGGCGTCAAACCCAGACGATAACAGCTAGATACAAAATGAAAACCAAGAGAATCTTTACTACAGATATTTCACAATTGAAATGTACAATCGTGAATACAAAGGTGTTAATGAAACATACACATTTTCGACTCTGACGCGTTGATAGTCTGATAGAATAGCACCGACCGATACTGCGTCTATATTCTCTTTTtcctgaaatattgaaataaattagtGCAACTACTGAGAAATACAGTGATTCTAGTAGTGAATCCATGTAGTGAATCAAGACTTCCCCCGAATGACTAATGATTGTTTTTGTTCACCTTCATCTCACTGAGAAGAGCATAAAGATCTTCTacttcatcttcatcattttTCTGATAGTCGGTTCCAATTGATACAGATGAACCTTTGATTTGTCGCCTGTAAAGAGGTACACTCATTGCCTCGGCGTACAGTTCAATTGCCTGGTGTCCAACTGTTTGGAACATATAGCTATCAAGTTCATCTGCAAATGAATAGTTAATGCACCAGCTTTTGAAGAGAGGCACAGTGGTCGCATGGTTTTAAGCCGCCGGTCATAATCGTCTCGTAAAACCAGGGTTCATGGGTTAAAATCCTGGTGGTGAcaagagtttcttggtcgaaggttcttctctggtctctccccaATTGGGTAAAAGAAACATCAAACTTGGTAATAATGCCCTACGTGGTACTCAGTGGGTTGAGGGTATTAAAAACAGCTTTTGATTGAACGTAATCAAACAATTCTCCAGGATAAATACCTTTACTTTCAGGATGTAAATTTCCTAGGGCAATGATTTCGTGACCATGAGCAACACACTGCATCATATTGTAACAACTATCTTTGCCTCCACTGAAAATATTATTAGATATGCCATCTGTTTGTTCTGGGAATGGTTTCGTGCGGTAGTTAGTACGACCACAACATCGATATTCCGCACCAATTTCAGTAAATCTATACTTTAAAGCGGAGTAAAATTCAGCATACCTGATAAGCGCAGCAACCCGCATCGTGAAGTCCCTTTATCGCGCGATTCAAGAAATCATGAAAGGTGTGAATAAGGAAAATCGGTTCGGAAAATGATCAGagcaaaaaaattgaaaaacgcTTCCCGCTCcacataaatattcaattcaatcgtaTCTTTATTTAAAATCCGAATCCAGATTTTACGCTTAACCAACACGAACGATAAAATGGCGTCGGTCGATGGTTTGCACGAGCAGTTATTGAAGGCCCGAGAAAACCTCAAGTCAGTAGATGAGAACATTAAAAAACTCACGGGACGAACATTTAGGTGAGAAGCTTTAACTGTGATTGAATTTTAAAGCTACTGTTCCTTCATGTGACCTCTAAATAAACGAGTATTTAATCCTTTGTGGACGAACTAATTAGCAAAAGAAACAGTGCCAGTAACTATGGCAGTTACTATTGAACGTATTACCGTTTAAGAATAGCTATTCTCAGATTTCAAACTTTCGGCCAAACTTTCTACTGCAGCCATCTATATGGTTAACAGATTAGGCTCATCCGGAATAGGTAGAGTGTATTATTATAGTCGAAATGAATGCGTCAGATGAGAATTCCGCACTCGAGGAAGGAGACCAACGATTTTTATCGCTGTAGGATATGGAATTATTGTCGTTATCACTTTATGGCTCATTCTGATTGATTATccaattacttattttttGCCTAATTACTTAACCTTATACTGATTATTGACAGTGAGTTGTTAGGCCTAGGTGTTAAAATTAATGGTATGGTATTGCTGACAATCATTGCTTACAGCCTAAAACTAATTCATgcttttgatattgatatagaACACCTGGTAGTGGTCCCGGCCCTGGAGGTAGGCGAGGGCCGCCTGGAAGAGTACCTGGCGGAGATGTAAGATCATCCAGAGGCGGACGTCTTTTTGCTATGGCGAGGTTTGTTACATGATATTTAATGAAGTCTTCTCATTTGTTAAATGCCAACATATTTGGTAAAAAATGATCGTCTATTTTTTGCAGACGTGGTCTCGTGGATGATGCACGTGATGGAGGTCCGCCTGCGAAGCGTAGAAATATCGGTACTGCTTTTGGCAGGTAGGTACCTTAACAGTTGCATTTgttgaattcatttcattgtgaAAATCCATTAATTCAGATATTTTAAATGGACTTAAGCAGGAATGTGAATCTTAAGCTGACTATATTTTCCATAAATTACGTAAAACTGAAAATCTGCTCAGTTTTACTTGAATGAtgtttaaaacccactatattttgttttgaaacaTCGTGTATTTTGAGTTTTGATAAATGGAATTAATGGAGTTTTTCATCCTTTAAATTCTGTATAAGAtgtagtgggttttaaacttattttcTTTTCCCCACATCAGAGTTATTCTACCATTTTGCTTGAATTGTTCACAGCCCTGATCATGTTGCATCACTCAAATCACTTTGGATTCTTTGAATTTTAGGATGGGGTCACATTCTGAGGGGAGAGGAAGGCGGCATCAGGTGGATAGTGGAGATGAGGATATTCAGAAGAAGGTGAGTAATAGTCAATGTAATTTTCaactgatttcgaaatttaCCATTCTGGAGAAAAAGTCATAAGTTTGTcggttgtttcatttttagcaCGCTATCCAGTCGTCAGTTGTGGCTCCATTATCATCGCTACGCAGCCGTAAGGACATAATGGATGAACAAACGAGTGATACTAAGGGCAAAGCTAGGTAAGTTGTACattcatatgaaaataatctgtcaattgaTGAATCTTATGCACCACTTTGATTCtgaatttttctttgttttaagtTACCTACAAACTAGtatttaacaaaattttttacCACTGAAACCAAGTTATTCATtgacagggtccctacgactctttgattccttaaaaactccttcgaaatggaaaatgtttttaaaggtgcttgaaactcctttgatttgagcaaaatgcccaaaatCTTTAAAACCCAGATGTACACCCTagcaatttgaaatttcccCGAGAATACCACCGTAGTACATCGTATAAAAGAGGTGTATACATGTACAGCATTtgtattatttttgaaataaatatgataTTGCAGGAATCGTCGAATGTTTGGATTGTTGCTGGGTACATtgcaaaagttcaaaaatgagtCACAGGCTACGGAAGATAAGGTGAagaagaattttttttcaatgcggtgaaacaaaatattttgtgaCTCATACTTGGAAATTGATATCGTGAAAagttttgtttaaaaaagcCGATGATTTGCTTCAGGAAAAACAACGAAAGGACATCGAAGAAAAATTGGACCAAAGAGCGGTGCAAGAGAAAGAAGACATGAAACGAGAACGCGAAGAATTATTCACGGAAAGAAGACAAAAACAGGCTGAGCTCAGGCaactagaaatcaaaatgGGCTATGTCGAAGCTGTGAGTTATATCATTGAATCAACAACTAattgttatttatcattaGATCGTGTTCaattatatttgatattttgtgaCATTTTTTTGCAGCACAAAACGTGGGAAAGCCAGTACAAAAATCTACGCCATTTTATCCGAACGAAGGCGAAACCGCATATATTTTATCTTCCGAAAGAGATGATACCCGCAACGATTCGCAAACAACAAGACACGAGTAAACTGATCGATGGTaggttttatttgtttatggtcaaCTGATTGCGGAGTTGCTCTTGCTGACAGTAGCACTTACCAGTAACTTACCGAATTTCGTGGTTCTGACGGTTTGTTCATAATTACAGAAATGATTGAAGAGCGAAAGAAGAAACTGGAGAAAGACTTGGAAGCGGTGTCGCAGAGAGATCATCGTGAACATATGAAAGTGGACGATCACGAGGATGAGGACGAAGATATGGGCGATAAAGCCGGCGATTGGGATGAGGGAGGGGGCGAAAATAAGGTCGACAATGAGGAAAATAATGAGGTTGAAGTTGACGAGGAGGACGAGGGAGGGAAAGACACGGAGGCGATGAAAGACAATGACGATAAAGAAAACCGTCTGTCAGAACTTAACGAAGACGAAAAGATTGCGCAAGAAGATGACACGCTCGTTTCTGATGCGAAGAAACCGGGGCTGGAAAATGGTCACGATGACCACGTAACCAATGAAAGTGACAAAAATGTGACTGAACTGTCCAATATTCCCTCGAACCCGGGTGAGACTGAACAACTTGATGAGCAGACAATGGAgacttattcaaatgatcagaCGAATCCTATGGAGGTCCCAGAGTGACCCCATTCCAGTTagaatgaaaattcaaacttttggACAGATCATTGGAATCTTGGGAAAAAATTTAGTTCTTATAACCTTTCATTCCTAACTGCAATGCCAAGTTCATCCTTCTAAGTTATTTGGATCGAAGAGATCTCTATCCACCTTGATATCTTCAACTTGTTTTTACTCAAAAGGTGCTAGATTTCTGAGACGACGAAGATGCACTTAATCGGCAGTGATGTCTTACTGAGGATAGGATTATGAGAACATGTTTTGACAAAGAGACATTGGGTTAGATGATAGACATGCTCTTAAGATTACCCCTGATTCAGCCAACTGGCAGCAATGTTGATATGTGGTATATTTGTACCCGATATATGTAACCGATTGTTAGTTTTgtttatatattgtaaattgtcAATTCACTAAATCTGTTATTGGTAAAACAACGAATGGTTCATTCCTTAATTTGTGTGTATTTTACATGGTTTTAGCTTGCTATAGAGCCAAGTAAAAACCAGGTGAAATATGTTGCaactattgaaataatttttgccGATTGTATGTTACAAATcatatttttagatattcaGAAATTACTAAAGTATCTTTTTTCCAGGTTACGGGCAGATGGTTTTGTATGCTTGCTTATTCTTTGACTGATTAACTTTTGAATTAGAATTGTCTAGCTTAAAAATGATAACAATCATGATAAAAAGCTATTTTCTGCCATTCACTTTGTCAATGATAATGGATTCTTTGTTGCAGGCATTTATTTAACATGTGTACTATTGCGAAAAACCTACTAGAAATTCTTGTTTCAGTGTTGGTAAGTCACTGTCTAGGTGTATTGGTTGATGTGTGAGATAAATTTTCTTAATCTGCCAGATAGAGTAAAATGAGGTCATGTACAAATTGATTGTTTATCCTTTACAAACTTGAACAGAAGCATTTTAATAGATCGATGCAAATAACAATGAATAAAAGGGTAATTCCAAATTTTTTACgaatttagtgttctgtatatttatttaataTATGGTGATTTTGTGGCATTCACAATTTTTCTGAGGTAGAATTTATTCAACTCTAGGACGTCAACATCGGAAATCGCCTTCCTTTGAATATGTAATGGTCCTGGCTTGAATACGTTCAGATCGCCTTGACGCTTATGATGgaaatgaataagaaaattggtTGTGAATGTGAAGATGTAACTCTTAAACGCTTAGTACTTGCAGAAGGATCCATTATTGCATTTATAGGGATGTTCAGAATTCCTTCAACTATTTATTCCAACCTCAAAAGTGAGTGAATCTAAGACGTTAAAAAGTAGgctatattttaatttttatttacataatggtaaatgatatatatattataattatattcaTAATTTACAGAAGATATACTTTGCAACTTTCTTAAAACGGGGAAAGATGAAGGTTTCACACAGGGTACTGGATGTATACATGACCAAGATGCAAATAAAATCCATATTTAAAGAAAGTTGGTACATaaacatgtatatgtatttaAAGCAATCAGTTCTTAATACATTCTTAGGATGTAATTAGCACAAACTAATACTAACGATTATAGTCATTTCTACACTTGTATCCTGAACATAACCGAAATATGTTCTGTCCTTGTTGAAACAGTTTAGTTCACTACAACAATGTAAACCAGAGACTATAGAAATGCGATAGGTACCGGGTACAAAATAAAGAACAACAACCCATTACCATCACAGTATTAATGTATGTACCTTTCGAGAAAAACGGAGGATGCTCATTTTCTGCACCCATTTACAACTAACAGTCCCTATTCCGAAGGTAACAGGAAAGAATTTGTCACTGAGTTAAGTTTCTGAAGTATAACAGTATTCCAACTTTGTATCCTGCGggtaattttcaaatagaaCAAACAGCATAATCTAGTTCGCACCGAttgtttgaaataataaagtGGCTGTTAATATCCAATTCCAATTCGATTTTAGATGATCATAggaatttgaaatgtatagTGGATGTTACAGAGGTTGAGGAGGCAGTTTCTGATCCGGAGCTTGTGGTTGATAGTCATGGCTGTGGATCTCGGGTTGATAGGTCAACAATACGATCGATACCCATAGATGAAGCGCaacctgaaaatgaaagatCAGAGATTTAGCAATCTTTTCAGCATTTACACAGTCTACATGTAGTAACTAGGCCTCTTGAGTCACTATGTTTTGAACACATGTCCTGCTTCAACATTTTCTGGAAGGGTaacagatattttttctatcaATCCAAGCTTTTTCCTATTTCTAGCACTGATAGGTAATAGCATATAATAAGGCTGGGTGAATTAAAAAATAGGGAAAACTGTTTCATTTTACGTCGAAATTGATGCttcagatatttttgtttaCATCACTTCTTCCAGATTCGTGATAAGTTTCTTATTAGTACTAAGAAAGAATTTATACTTACCATGTAACATATCACAAATATTCTGGCAATTGGATATCTTCGAAGAAAAATACCGAGTCGTAcactgtaaatatatatacattatggTAAATGAATAATAGAATGAGCATATTTTAAAGAGGTATACAGGTAGTTTTATATCCTGGACATTTTTGAATACCTACCTAAAACGATCCAACGTATTGGCAGCTTTTTTCATGCCTCGCGCAACCTTCGTATCCAGTGGTGATTCGCGCATGAAACCTGGCAGTCGATGACGAACTaaacacagaaaatatcagTATTTCAGTAGTGTGATATAGGAGTGCGTTATTCATTCATAGAAAGACGTAAGAATATTAGAATAGTTCAAACTCACTTTCATCGTCTTCGGACACGTGTAGCGTAGTCGTGGCGGCTCTTGTTGCAGATGACTGCATATCTTGGTATTGCAGCTGGAAAATTGTTAAGATAAGCGTTTAGAACTGGTATTCTGAATTCATAGCAAACACAGGGAACATTAATTTTATCCTCCTACCTGCAGACGTTCTAGCTGAAGTCCGAGAGAATTTTTCTCCGTGCTTAATGCTTCGAGCATTGTTTGTTTCTGAATGAGACTTTCAGTGAGGGAATGTAAACGGCTTTCCAGTTCCGCCTGGCCAGTGCTGTTCTGTTTTATGGTCAACTAAGATTCAATTTTCATCATATAATATTTGTTTCATTAGTAGTGAAAAATGACATTCCAGCTTTAAGACTGATACCTGATTCCTTAGTTTGTCCACTTCAAGACCTCTATCACGCAGTCGCGACTGGAAATCAGTCTTTTGTCTCAGCAGCTCCTCATGTGCACACCGTAGCTCCTTTTACAAACGAGAATGATGAATCAAATTTGGTCCGAGTTTTCAAGCGTTTTTTTCCTATCTATTATCATTACCTGTTTCTGTTTCAGTACTTCGTGATCTGCATCTTCTCGTTTTCGTTTTTCGCTTGTTAACTGTTCCTCTAAATTCTGGATGTTATTCTGAGCCATTGTTTCCTCCGAAGACATCTGCACTTCTAAATCCTGTGAAAACATCATATCGAATCATCAAGCTACTAGTGCTGGTATATTACTGATGATGATGGCTACTAAGTTAATTGTTGTTTCGCAAGCAATTTGAGATTTGTAAGACCTCAATTCTATTGATTTTGTTCAGTTTTTCGCTgagtcagaaaaaaattgattctaTCTCTTTGCCCTTTATATACCACTACTTCTTTGATTTATTCGACCACTTACAGAAATCTCGCCTCTCAGCTGTTCAATAGTCAGTCGACACTGCTGCAATTCTTCTCTGTAAAGATCTCTCTCCTGACAAATGTGATCAAGTTCAATAGAAGAGAAACTAGAAGACACACTGATTTCTGGACCGGATGCTCCAACTTCCATCGTATTGCTTGACCCTTCTCTCAGCGCAGTGATCAACTTGTCCTTTGACTAGAGAAAGAGACATGGAATCCTGGGTAAACCTTATTAATAGCTGTTTCAGCCAAAACGGATAATTTAGACCCACATATAGGAGGATCAAAAT
It includes:
- the LOC141903470 gene encoding pinin-like, which produces MASVDGLHEQLLKARENLKSVDENIKKLTGRTFRTPGSGPGPGGRRGPPGRVPGGDVRSSRGGRLFAMARRGLVDDARDGGPPAKRRNIGTAFGRMGSHSEGRGRRHQVDSGDEDIQKKHAIQSSVVAPLSSLRSRKDIMDEQTSDTKGKARNRRMFGLLLGTLQKFKNESQATEDKEKQRKDIEEKLDQRAVQEKEDMKREREELFTERRQKQAELRQLEIKMGYVEAHKTWESQYKNLRHFIRTKAKPHIFYLPKEMIPATIRKQQDTSKLIDEMIEERKKKLEKDLEAVSQRDHREHMKVDDHEDEDEDMGDKAGDWDEGGGENKVDNEENNEVEVDEEDEGGKDTEAMKDNDDKENRLSELNEDEKIAQEDDTLVSDAKKPGLENGHDDHVTNESDKNVTELSNIPSNPGETEQLDEQTMETYSNDQTNPMEVPE